The Brevibacillus brevis genome contains a region encoding:
- a CDS encoding AMP-binding protein: MSNAKPWIANYPPETPPSLDYPRVPLTHFLEQSAAMYPDSNAIYFMGKSITYRELLQLSYQFANALIKRGVKKGDRVAIMLPNTPQAVISYYGALFAGAIVVMTNPLYTERELIHQMNDSGAETIITLDLLYKRVTQVRASTSLQRIIITSIGDFLPLLKKWLYPFVQKKQGQNPQVTYSADIEPFLSVLKESATKPVEVPVDPSQDIALLQYTGGTTGVAKGVMLTHANLIANAVQCQAVLYKLKKGQERILCVLPLFHVYGMTTVMNKGICIAAEIILVPKFDVKQIFEMIDKRKPTLFPGAPTMYIGLINHPDLKKHDLSSIDACVSGSAPLPIEVKLKFEELTGGKLVEGYGMTEASPVTHSNPIWEKGITGSIGMPWPDTDCRIVDTATGEEMPQGEVGELAVKGPQVMLGYWNRPEDTAAVLKDGWFLTGDMGYMDENGYFYIVDRKKDMIIAGGFNIYPREVEEVLFEHPAIQEAAVIGVPDPYRGETVKAFVVFKDGQLASEEDLEAHCRQRLAAYKIPRQYEIRTDLPKTMVGKVLRRQLQDEDKKKREAQEEIKTS, translated from the coding sequence ATGTCAAATGCCAAGCCTTGGATTGCCAATTACCCGCCCGAAACTCCGCCGTCATTGGATTACCCCCGTGTTCCTTTGACGCATTTTCTGGAGCAGTCTGCAGCTATGTATCCAGACAGTAACGCGATCTATTTCATGGGAAAAAGCATTACGTATCGAGAGCTTTTGCAGTTGTCATACCAATTTGCCAATGCATTGATCAAGCGCGGTGTAAAGAAAGGAGACCGCGTGGCGATTATGCTGCCAAATACTCCACAAGCAGTCATCAGCTACTACGGAGCGCTTTTTGCAGGTGCCATCGTGGTTATGACCAACCCGCTGTATACCGAGCGAGAATTGATTCACCAAATGAACGATTCAGGCGCCGAGACCATCATCACACTGGATTTGTTGTACAAACGTGTTACCCAAGTCCGTGCATCTACCTCACTTCAACGAATCATCATCACAAGCATTGGCGATTTCCTTCCCTTATTGAAAAAATGGCTCTATCCGTTCGTGCAGAAGAAACAAGGACAAAATCCGCAGGTTACATACAGCGCAGATATTGAGCCTTTTCTTTCCGTATTAAAAGAAAGCGCTACCAAGCCTGTGGAAGTACCAGTCGATCCGAGCCAGGATATCGCGCTCCTCCAGTATACAGGGGGGACAACAGGTGTTGCCAAAGGCGTCATGCTGACGCACGCCAATCTCATTGCGAATGCAGTCCAGTGCCAAGCAGTCCTTTACAAGCTGAAAAAGGGACAGGAACGGATTTTGTGTGTGCTCCCGCTATTCCACGTGTACGGGATGACTACCGTGATGAACAAAGGCATTTGTATCGCAGCAGAAATTATTCTCGTTCCCAAATTCGACGTGAAGCAAATATTTGAAATGATTGACAAGCGCAAGCCTACTCTTTTCCCAGGGGCACCAACTATGTATATCGGTCTCATCAACCACCCGGACTTGAAGAAGCATGATCTTTCTTCCATCGACGCATGTGTCAGTGGATCAGCTCCGTTGCCGATCGAAGTCAAGCTCAAATTTGAGGAGTTGACGGGCGGCAAGCTGGTCGAGGGCTATGGGATGACGGAGGCTTCTCCTGTAACACATTCCAATCCCATTTGGGAAAAAGGCATTACAGGAAGCATCGGAATGCCGTGGCCAGATACGGATTGCCGAATTGTGGATACGGCAACAGGAGAAGAGATGCCCCAAGGCGAGGTCGGGGAGTTGGCCGTAAAAGGACCCCAAGTCATGCTCGGCTATTGGAATCGCCCAGAGGATACCGCAGCTGTATTAAAGGATGGCTGGTTTTTGACGGGAGATATGGGCTATATGGACGAGAATGGCTATTTCTATATCGTAGATCGCAAAAAAGACATGATTATTGCCGGTGGCTTCAATATTTATCCGCGCGAAGTAGAAGAAGTGCTGTTTGAGCATCCCGCCATCCAGGAGGCAGCAGTCATCGGTGTCCCTGATCCGTACCGGGGCGAAACAGTCAAAGCATTCGTCGTTTTCAAGGATGGACAGCTCGCGAGCGAAGAGGATCTGGAAGCGCATTGCAGACAGAGACTTGCCGCCTATAAGATTCCGAGACAATACGAGATTCGTACAGATTTGCCCAAAACCATGGTCGGAAAAGTATTGCGTCGCCAATTACAAGATGAAGACAAGAAGAAAAGGGAAGCCCAGGAGGAAATCAAAACGAGCTAG
- a CDS encoding electron transfer flavoprotein subunit alpha/FixB family protein, whose protein sequence is MKKVLVLAEVRDGQLRNVSLEALTAAQALAEGGEIVAGVFGADAATHAVTLGQHGASTVYTADHTALAQYTPDAYVQALTQLIELASPDAVVLGHTAIGRDIAPRVAARLGYGLVSDVTSVEAGPVFVRPIYAGKATQTRKFVDGTTFITIRPNNIAIGAADPSKTAVVVPVELDIKDLRTIVKDVVRKTSGKVDLSEAKVVISGGRGVKSAEGFQPLYDLAEVLGAAVGASRGACDADYCDYSMQIGQTGKVVTPDLYIACGISGAIQHLAGMSSSKVIVAINKDPEAPIFQVADYGIVGDLFEVLPLLTAEFKKVLV, encoded by the coding sequence ATGAAAAAAGTACTTGTATTGGCAGAAGTACGTGACGGACAACTTCGCAACGTGTCGCTAGAAGCATTGACTGCAGCACAAGCATTGGCTGAGGGCGGCGAAATTGTAGCAGGTGTATTCGGAGCAGACGCAGCAACGCATGCAGTGACATTGGGTCAGCATGGTGCGAGCACGGTGTATACGGCTGATCATACAGCTTTGGCACAGTACACGCCAGATGCATATGTGCAGGCACTCACGCAATTGATTGAGCTGGCTTCTCCAGATGCAGTTGTTTTGGGTCACACCGCGATCGGTCGTGACATCGCACCTCGCGTAGCAGCGAGACTAGGTTACGGTCTGGTTTCGGACGTAACAAGTGTAGAAGCGGGCCCAGTATTTGTTCGCCCGATCTATGCAGGAAAAGCGACGCAAACACGCAAATTTGTTGATGGAACAACCTTTATTACGATTCGTCCAAACAACATTGCCATCGGTGCTGCTGACCCTTCGAAAACGGCAGTGGTGGTACCAGTTGAATTGGATATCAAGGATTTGCGCACGATCGTAAAAGATGTTGTAAGAAAAACAAGCGGCAAAGTAGACCTTTCCGAAGCAAAAGTCGTGATATCCGGTGGACGTGGCGTGAAGAGTGCAGAAGGCTTCCAGCCGTTGTACGATCTGGCGGAAGTACTCGGTGCAGCTGTTGGTGCATCTCGTGGCGCTTGCGACGCAGACTATTGCGATTACTCCATGCAGATCGGACAGACAGGTAAGGTTGTTACACCTGATCTGTATATCGCATGCGGAATTTCGGGAGCGATTCAGCACTTGGCTGGTATGTCCAGCTCGAAAGTCATTGTTGCCATCAATAAAGATCCGGAAGCGCCAATCTTCCAAGTGGCTGATTACGGTATTGTAGGTGACCTGTTCGAAGTGCTGCCATTGCTGACGGCTGAGTTTAAAAAAGTGTTGGTATAA
- the csaB gene encoding polysaccharide pyruvyl transferase CsaB, with protein MSRILISGYYGFNNAGDDVVLYGIISSLKREQPNISLAVLSNQPDRTAELFGIEAYNRWSFGTIVRELSRSDMLVMGGGTLMQDVTSPRSVLYYLGIVTIAKLLGKPVVFYAQGFGPILKSLSRTMIKRVVNHVNIITVRDYESGEDFKACGVKKAPVYITADPALTISPDDIADQRGKELLHGMFDDPSKPLVAISVRDWKQEQQFKQKIARAADWFIMRGWNVLFLPMHVPSDLAPSKEIMDQMSQPGARLLDAPVTFHDIMSVLKQCNYVVGMRLHSLILACMLRIPFIGISYDPKIDRFVERAGMPNAGHITELDETTLLTLLAEKLDNLDHEIDVVTKHSHLLAIEASKSSELVLQALRK; from the coding sequence ATGTCGCGAATTCTCATCTCCGGGTACTACGGCTTTAATAATGCCGGAGACGATGTGGTCCTGTACGGCATCATCAGCTCTCTTAAGCGGGAACAACCAAATATCTCTCTCGCCGTCTTGTCTAATCAGCCTGATCGGACTGCGGAATTGTTCGGGATTGAAGCCTATAACCGCTGGAGCTTTGGAACCATCGTCCGCGAGCTTTCGCGAAGTGACATGCTGGTGATGGGCGGCGGTACACTGATGCAGGATGTAACCAGTCCGCGCAGTGTCCTCTACTATTTGGGCATCGTCACCATTGCCAAGCTTTTAGGTAAACCCGTGGTCTTTTACGCACAAGGGTTTGGACCCATCCTCAAATCGCTCAGTCGCACGATGATTAAACGCGTAGTGAATCACGTCAACATCATCACGGTTCGCGACTATGAATCTGGGGAGGACTTCAAAGCCTGCGGCGTAAAAAAAGCCCCTGTCTATATAACAGCTGACCCTGCTCTAACGATATCCCCAGACGATATTGCAGATCAACGGGGAAAAGAGCTGCTACACGGTATGTTTGATGATCCTTCCAAGCCTTTGGTCGCCATCTCTGTCCGGGACTGGAAGCAGGAACAGCAATTCAAACAGAAGATAGCCCGTGCAGCAGATTGGTTTATCATGCGCGGATGGAATGTTCTCTTCCTGCCGATGCATGTCCCTAGTGATTTGGCACCGTCCAAGGAAATCATGGACCAGATGAGCCAACCAGGAGCACGTCTTCTCGATGCGCCTGTGACTTTTCATGACATTATGTCGGTATTGAAGCAATGCAACTACGTCGTTGGTATGCGGCTTCACTCGCTCATTCTTGCGTGCATGCTGCGAATCCCTTTTATCGGCATCTCCTACGATCCGAAAATCGATCGATTCGTCGAACGCGCTGGAATGCCTAATGCTGGTCATATTACTGAACTCGATGAAACTACACTTTTGACCTTGCTCGCTGAAAAACTGGACAACCTCGATCACGAAATTGATGTGGTGACGAAACATTCCCATCTGTTAGCGATTGAAGCTTCCAAAAGCAGTGAACTTGTTCTGCAGGCGCTGCGTAAATAA
- a CDS encoding LCP family protein, which translates to MFIWSFFKRHGKQIAFHTFSCLAIGALLLVAYSAYHYKQMTNQWYAPIDGAKGNAKQAAVSLPPRNLLTGTEPLKPFVALLLGVDSRDGESARSDTMMLAAIHPGKQSVYLLAIPRDSYMELPGKGYDKVNHAMAFGGPKMVKESLEKFLHIKIDRYISVDFDGFRQIVDELGGVTVDVKKRMKYSDPSDDTYIDIQPGLQTLSGEQALDYARYRKSDLGKEDSDYMRIGRQQEILQALASKGTSLQVYTKAFSLMEILGQHVKTDLTEQEIASLLLSYGDGTPNSIQADTLVGQDERIWHNGIVGWYHLVPTSERERARQQIIKEVTP; encoded by the coding sequence ATGTTTATATGGTCATTTTTCAAGCGACATGGAAAACAGATTGCGTTTCATACCTTTTCCTGTTTGGCGATCGGGGCGTTGCTGCTGGTTGCCTACAGTGCCTATCACTACAAGCAAATGACAAATCAGTGGTATGCTCCGATTGATGGAGCAAAAGGGAACGCAAAACAGGCAGCTGTTTCCCTTCCTCCACGTAATCTTTTGACAGGAACAGAACCATTGAAGCCTTTCGTTGCTCTGCTTCTTGGGGTGGATAGTCGAGACGGGGAGAGTGCACGTTCAGATACAATGATGCTTGCGGCGATTCATCCTGGGAAGCAATCGGTCTACCTTTTGGCGATTCCACGTGATAGCTACATGGAGCTCCCGGGAAAAGGATACGACAAAGTGAACCATGCGATGGCTTTTGGTGGTCCAAAGATGGTGAAAGAGTCGCTGGAGAAATTTTTACATATAAAAATTGATCGGTATATCTCCGTAGATTTCGATGGCTTTCGTCAAATTGTGGACGAGCTCGGAGGTGTCACTGTCGATGTGAAGAAACGCATGAAATACAGCGATCCGAGCGACGACACGTATATCGACATTCAACCAGGGCTGCAGACTTTATCAGGTGAGCAGGCATTGGATTACGCACGTTATCGCAAAAGTGATCTGGGCAAGGAAGACAGTGATTATATGCGGATTGGCCGACAGCAGGAGATTCTCCAAGCATTGGCTTCAAAAGGCACCTCGCTCCAAGTGTATACCAAGGCATTCTCACTCATGGAAATTCTGGGTCAGCATGTGAAAACGGACCTCACTGAGCAGGAAATCGCCTCTCTGCTATTGTCCTATGGCGATGGCACTCCGAACTCCATTCAAGCTGATACATTGGTCGGGCAGGATGAGCGCATTTGGCATAATGGAATCGTTGGCTGGTATCATCTCGTCCCCACATCTGAACGGGAAAGAGCACGCCAGCAAATTATCAAGGAAGTAACACCGTAA
- a CDS encoding enoyl-CoA hydratase, with product MASHWNVEIVDRVATVTISNPPANALSQAVLGQLSELLDQWENNDEIKAIVLTGEGRFFIAGADIKEFTQLNRDNAEELAKKGQALFNRLETFPKPIIAAINGACLGGGLELALACHIRLAAPEAKLGLPELNLGLIPGYGGTQRLPRVVGRGKATQMILTSEMIGGEEALRIGLVEAVYPVEQLLGEAQKMAAVFASKSAITLKFALASIHNTTEISLSQGLEQEAKLFGDAFATEDVKEGVTAFLEKRKPQFADR from the coding sequence ATGGCGTCGCATTGGAATGTAGAAATCGTTGATCGCGTTGCTACGGTTACGATTAGCAACCCGCCTGCTAACGCACTCAGTCAAGCAGTGCTCGGTCAATTGAGTGAACTTTTGGACCAGTGGGAAAATAACGATGAGATCAAAGCAATCGTTTTGACTGGCGAAGGTCGGTTTTTCATTGCAGGAGCAGACATCAAAGAATTTACCCAACTGAATCGGGATAATGCGGAAGAACTGGCGAAGAAGGGTCAAGCATTGTTTAATCGCTTGGAAACGTTCCCGAAGCCAATCATTGCAGCAATTAACGGCGCTTGCCTTGGCGGAGGATTGGAGCTTGCGTTGGCATGCCATATCCGCTTGGCAGCACCTGAAGCCAAGCTCGGGTTGCCTGAGTTGAATCTCGGACTCATTCCTGGCTACGGTGGTACGCAACGTCTACCACGTGTGGTTGGCCGTGGCAAAGCGACACAAATGATTCTCACATCTGAGATGATCGGTGGCGAGGAAGCTTTGCGCATCGGTCTTGTGGAAGCGGTTTATCCCGTAGAGCAGTTGCTTGGAGAAGCGCAAAAGATGGCAGCTGTTTTCGCAAGTAAGAGCGCGATTACCCTGAAGTTTGCCCTAGCGTCCATCCACAACACAACGGAGATTTCGTTGTCACAGGGCTTGGAGCAAGAAGCAAAGCTCTTTGGCGATGCATTCGCGACAGAGGACGTAAAAGAAGGCGTGACTGCTTTTCTCGAAAAGCGCAAGCCGCAATTCGCAGATCGGTAG
- a CDS encoding acetyl-CoA C-acetyltransferase encodes MEQVVIAAAGRTPIGTFGGVLKDVSARKLAETVIRGVMARSGLEASQINEVILGNCIQRTDEPNIARVAALDAGLGKEVTGFTIQRQCASGMQAIVSGASQILLGDSEIVLAGGVESMSNAPYVLKNARWGKRLTHGEMTDAMWELLTDPHHQILMGETAERLVDIYGITREESDEIALRSQQNAIRAIDSGLFAEEIIGVPIQKRTEEIIVTEDEFPRRGVTLESLAKLRPSFRDNGTVTPGNASGLNDGASAAVLMKEGKARELGIEPLGRIVSWAVAGVEPDLMGYGPVPAVKRALAKAGLTLADIELIEVNEAFAAQYLAVEKLLELPREITNVNGSGIALGHPVGSTGCRIVVTLLHEMKRRQLKRGLAALCVGGGMGMAMVVERT; translated from the coding sequence ATGGAGCAGGTTGTCATTGCTGCTGCTGGACGTACGCCAATCGGTACGTTTGGTGGCGTCCTGAAAGATGTAAGCGCTCGCAAGCTGGCAGAAACCGTCATTCGTGGCGTCATGGCTCGGTCTGGCCTGGAAGCTTCTCAGATCAATGAAGTCATTTTAGGGAATTGCATTCAGCGTACAGACGAGCCAAACATAGCGCGAGTGGCAGCATTGGACGCAGGGTTGGGGAAAGAAGTGACGGGCTTCACGATTCAACGTCAATGTGCTTCCGGCATGCAAGCGATTGTGAGCGGCGCTTCCCAAATCCTTTTAGGCGACAGTGAAATCGTATTGGCAGGCGGCGTTGAGAGCATGAGCAACGCCCCGTATGTCCTGAAAAATGCGCGCTGGGGCAAACGATTGACACATGGGGAAATGACCGATGCGATGTGGGAGTTGTTAACAGACCCTCACCATCAAATCCTGATGGGCGAAACGGCAGAACGTTTGGTCGATATTTATGGGATCACGCGTGAGGAGTCGGATGAGATTGCCTTGCGCAGTCAGCAGAATGCGATCCGAGCAATAGACAGTGGTTTGTTTGCCGAGGAAATCATCGGGGTTCCTATTCAAAAACGCACCGAAGAAATCATCGTAACGGAAGACGAATTCCCTCGCAGGGGAGTGACATTGGAAAGTCTCGCGAAGCTAAGACCCAGTTTCCGAGACAATGGTACAGTGACGCCAGGCAATGCCTCCGGGCTCAACGATGGTGCGTCCGCAGCCGTTTTGATGAAAGAAGGAAAAGCGAGAGAGCTTGGGATCGAACCACTCGGCAGAATTGTCTCGTGGGCGGTAGCGGGGGTAGAACCCGATTTGATGGGATATGGGCCCGTTCCAGCAGTGAAGCGAGCATTGGCAAAAGCCGGTCTGACGCTCGCGGATATCGAACTGATCGAAGTAAACGAAGCCTTTGCCGCGCAATACCTCGCGGTGGAAAAACTGCTGGAGCTGCCTCGGGAAATAACGAATGTGAACGGAAGCGGCATCGCGCTGGGTCACCCTGTTGGTTCTACTGGCTGCCGAATTGTCGTCACCTTGCTGCACGAAATGAAGCGGCGACAGCTGAAACGAGGCTTGGCTGCCCTATGTGTTGGCGGCGGGATGGGTATGGCGATGGTTGTCGAACGCACGTAG
- a CDS encoding electron transfer flavoprotein subunit beta/FixA family protein has protein sequence MNIVVVLKQTFDTEEKIVIQNGQISEDGVEFIINPYDEYAVEEAIKLKEDHGGEVTVISVGPDRAESALRTALAMGADKAVLVDDESLFGDEFTIAKVLAAVAKKVGFDIIIGGQMAVDSGAGQGGPRLAEELGINHVSTAVKLEVDGTNVRVERDVEGDLEVVETSLPVLITAQQGLNEPRYPSLPGIMKAKKKPLDRLGAEDLGITADEVKAKTEIVDQTLPPKKQAGRILSGELAAQTSELVQLLRNEAKVI, from the coding sequence ATGAATATCGTGGTTGTGTTGAAACAGACGTTTGACACAGAAGAAAAAATCGTCATCCAAAACGGACAAATTTCCGAAGATGGCGTTGAATTCATCATTAATCCCTACGATGAGTACGCTGTAGAAGAGGCAATCAAGCTCAAGGAAGATCACGGCGGCGAAGTAACCGTGATCAGCGTCGGCCCGGACCGTGCTGAAAGTGCACTGCGCACTGCTTTGGCAATGGGCGCAGACAAGGCTGTTCTGGTGGATGACGAGTCTCTGTTCGGAGACGAATTCACGATCGCCAAAGTATTGGCTGCAGTAGCGAAAAAGGTTGGCTTCGATATCATCATTGGTGGACAAATGGCTGTAGACTCCGGGGCTGGCCAAGGCGGTCCTCGTCTCGCAGAAGAACTGGGAATTAACCATGTTTCGACTGCTGTGAAGCTAGAGGTGGACGGGACAAATGTACGCGTAGAGCGCGATGTAGAAGGTGACCTGGAAGTCGTGGAGACGAGCCTTCCTGTTTTGATTACGGCTCAGCAAGGACTAAACGAGCCGCGCTATCCTTCTCTCCCAGGTATCATGAAAGCGAAGAAAAAACCATTGGATAGACTCGGCGCAGAGGATTTGGGAATTACTGCGGATGAGGTAAAAGCAAAGACAGAAATCGTTGATCAGACATTGCCTCCGAAAAAGCAGGCGGGTCGCATTCTCTCTGGCGAATTGGCAGCTCAAACGTCGGAATTGGTGCAACTGTTGCGCAATGAAGCGAAAGTGATCTAA
- a CDS encoding TetR/AcrR family transcriptional regulator encodes MAKKTGEKYQAIIDAAVRVIARQGYYSAQVSKIAKEAKVADGTIYLYFENKDDILISLFNEKMGQFVETNRKRISEATTIEQKLYVLIHAHLSQLSKDHDLAKVTQIELRQSSPIISEGIGNVMKQYFNLIDEVIVEGMEQGVFRSDLEVRITRKMIFGTLDEVTTSWVMKQCKYDLVSYVDSIHNLFLLGMKGKE; translated from the coding sequence ATGGCAAAGAAAACGGGGGAAAAGTATCAAGCCATTATTGATGCTGCTGTTCGAGTAATCGCCAGACAGGGCTATTACAGTGCCCAGGTATCGAAAATTGCGAAAGAGGCGAAGGTAGCAGACGGCACCATATACCTCTATTTTGAAAACAAGGATGATATTTTGATTTCACTGTTTAACGAAAAGATGGGCCAGTTTGTGGAGACAAACCGCAAACGCATTTCGGAAGCGACGACCATTGAGCAAAAGCTGTATGTACTCATTCATGCACACTTGAGCCAGCTATCCAAGGATCATGATCTGGCAAAAGTGACGCAAATCGAGCTACGCCAATCCAGTCCGATCATTAGTGAAGGAATCGGCAACGTGATGAAGCAGTATTTCAACCTCATTGACGAAGTGATCGTAGAGGGTATGGAACAGGGCGTATTCCGATCCGATCTGGAGGTGCGGATTACGCGCAAAATGATTTTTGGAACGCTGGACGAAGTGACGACATCTTGGGTGATGAAACAGTGCAAGTACGACCTTGTCTCTTATGTTGATTCCATTCATAACCTCTTCCTGCTTGGTATGAAGGGAAAAGAATGA
- a CDS encoding 50S ribosomal protein L11 methyltransferase, giving the protein MESMWLKYTLLVEPEIEDLFVAEVLTSSYTLGWIEPQIEVLTTENGYDYAENTEGPLVGYLFEPQHDREEEHVDRLKTYIQRWNEQVTIKEVELVAEENESWKEEFREVKIGDWWVAPTWTDPAALESARHILWIDPGAAFGTGYHGTTQDILLFLQEMDLEGKQVIDVGAGSGILSLYCALNGAKHPVWAVDINPQSEYQVLVNATNNHLPDHAVQVVIGDASEDAVKSQLPGRADVILVNIGGDENVAMLPMITERMAPEGILILSGIVEWNREAVIATFEQAGFQVEKESQQDEWITVVLKNIAGNRPVTSV; this is encoded by the coding sequence ATGGAAAGCATGTGGCTCAAATACACATTACTAGTGGAACCAGAGATTGAGGATTTGTTTGTGGCAGAGGTTTTGACCAGCTCCTACACGCTTGGCTGGATTGAACCGCAAATCGAAGTACTGACAACGGAAAACGGATATGATTACGCAGAAAATACGGAAGGTCCGCTTGTTGGCTATTTGTTTGAACCCCAGCACGATCGTGAAGAGGAGCATGTGGACCGCCTGAAGACCTACATTCAACGCTGGAATGAACAAGTCACCATAAAAGAAGTAGAGCTCGTAGCTGAAGAAAATGAATCGTGGAAAGAGGAGTTCCGGGAAGTCAAGATAGGCGACTGGTGGGTGGCACCAACGTGGACGGACCCCGCAGCGCTGGAGTCGGCTCGGCATATCCTATGGATCGATCCAGGGGCAGCCTTCGGAACCGGCTATCATGGAACAACACAGGACATTCTTTTGTTTTTGCAAGAAATGGATCTGGAGGGCAAGCAAGTCATTGATGTAGGAGCTGGCTCAGGAATTCTCTCTTTGTACTGCGCTTTGAATGGAGCCAAGCATCCTGTATGGGCAGTGGATATTAATCCACAAAGCGAGTATCAGGTTCTCGTCAATGCGACCAATAACCACCTTCCTGACCACGCTGTACAAGTTGTGATCGGGGATGCGAGCGAGGACGCAGTTAAGTCCCAATTGCCTGGCCGAGCGGATGTCATTCTGGTCAACATCGGAGGCGATGAAAATGTCGCGATGCTTCCGATGATTACGGAGCGAATGGCACCTGAAGGAATTTTGATTCTCTCGGGTATTGTCGAATGGAATCGGGAAGCTGTCATCGCTACATTTGAACAGGCAGGCTTCCAAGTAGAGAAAGAAAGTCAACAAGACGAATGGATCACCGTTGTATTGAAAAACATCGCTGGGAACCGCCCTGTAACTTCCGTGTGA
- the trxA gene encoding thioredoxin has product MAIVNATDQNFSQEVEQGGTVLVDFWAPWCGPCKMIAPVLEQIDGEVGSQLKIVKVNVDDNPDSAGRFGVMSIPTLIVFKDGQPVDKVIGFQPKEALMATVGKHL; this is encoded by the coding sequence ATGGCAATTGTAAATGCTACCGATCAAAACTTTTCCCAGGAAGTAGAGCAAGGCGGTACAGTCCTGGTTGACTTCTGGGCTCCATGGTGCGGCCCTTGCAAAATGATCGCTCCTGTACTGGAGCAAATCGACGGTGAAGTGGGCTCCCAGCTCAAAATCGTCAAAGTAAACGTGGATGACAACCCAGATTCTGCTGGTCGTTTTGGTGTAATGTCCATCCCAACGCTGATCGTATTCAAAGACGGTCAACCAGTTGACAAAGTAATTGGCTTCCAACCAAAAGAAGCACTCATGGCAACTGTAGGCAAACATCTGTAA
- a CDS encoding class I SAM-dependent methyltransferase: MSFSSQVLLGLNRLFPLPVHPFNLANNGEMSYTEWQFQKGDQTIQFFLPFHSQEQMFRDKTVLDIGCGGGGKTCYYATYGPKKMIGIDIVPHYAEEGNEFAKKKGLDHLVSFMTGDAARMDFPDNTFDTIIMNDAMEHVGEPEKTLEECFRVLKPGGHLYINFPPYYHPYGAHLSDAIGIPWVHALFSEQALIDAYKKLVRDLPDGSDRIAFRFDKLPDGRDTISYINRMTIKRFRKIQQGVVQPAVYQREIPLRNQLQSLAKLPATREFFVKMVVCVYQKAK, encoded by the coding sequence ATGTCCTTTTCTTCACAAGTGTTACTTGGTTTAAATCGATTATTTCCTCTCCCCGTCCACCCTTTCAACCTGGCAAACAACGGGGAAATGAGCTATACCGAATGGCAATTTCAAAAAGGGGATCAAACCATTCAGTTTTTCCTCCCCTTCCATTCACAGGAGCAAATGTTCCGTGACAAAACGGTTTTGGACATCGGCTGTGGCGGCGGGGGAAAAACCTGCTATTATGCCACCTATGGCCCCAAAAAAATGATCGGCATCGACATCGTCCCCCACTACGCGGAGGAAGGAAATGAATTCGCGAAGAAAAAAGGACTGGATCATCTCGTCTCCTTCATGACTGGTGATGCCGCGAGAATGGACTTCCCGGACAACACGTTCGATACGATCATCATGAATGACGCGATGGAGCACGTTGGGGAACCGGAAAAGACGCTGGAGGAATGCTTTCGGGTATTGAAGCCTGGCGGGCATCTCTACATCAATTTTCCGCCGTATTATCATCCATACGGTGCCCATTTGTCTGATGCGATCGGCATTCCTTGGGTGCATGCTCTCTTCTCGGAGCAAGCCTTGATTGATGCCTATAAAAAGCTAGTCCGCGACTTGCCAGACGGTTCTGACCGAATTGCTTTTCGCTTCGACAAGCTTCCTGATGGCAGAGATACGATCTCGTACATCAATCGCATGACAATCAAACGGTTTCGAAAAATTCAACAAGGTGTGGTGCAGCCTGCTGTTTACCAGCGAGAGATTCCGTTGCGCAATCAGTTGCAGTCCTTGGCGAAATTGCCTGCTACCCGTGAATTTTTCGTCAAAATGGTCGTATGTGTTTATCAAAAAGCAAAATAG